From one Verrucomicrobiota bacterium genomic stretch:
- the tig gene encoding trigger factor has translation MKSDIKSINSVCKEAVVTVPQAVVQEEESSVLSTFAQQVKVPGFRKGKVPLSLIRSRYTKELGEQVDKTIAQKIFDDLVKEQSWDVFSLSKFTSKKLENGDREFTFTVDLKPTFELIDYKNIEIENPNVEVTDKEVDKAVEEIRNHHAEYNIVKRPAKKGDFVRLQYRGTFEDGTPIAEKVKVAPIWAAQDNTWEEAGNTESPGVKAIIEGIIGMSIDEEKDVDMTYPEDFEVEDLRGKKALYHVKVFEVREKILPELSDEFFKKIHEEDLKAFRQHVKENLKQRKIQTQRFEQRETVVRALIDQMNFEVPESSASYEQVHIVRGFIERQINEGVSIDEINANKDQLFEDTKELSHDRAKINFILEKIAELEKITLTNQELMQMVTQEAAMLRLSPDRFLNEIRNDRERIHDLQRRALFGKTLDFILVENLKRFPNFTDPDAPKTEEVTKFEEGSKEKTEAKPKKEKSETKSKKAKTSEDKEESKTAKAPRKSSKRSSVTEETK, from the coding sequence GTGAAAAGTGATATCAAGTCGATCAATTCGGTCTGCAAGGAGGCCGTTGTAACCGTCCCACAGGCGGTGGTCCAGGAAGAGGAAAGTTCCGTCCTGAGTACGTTCGCCCAACAGGTGAAAGTCCCTGGGTTTCGCAAAGGAAAAGTACCGCTCTCGCTGATTCGGTCACGCTACACGAAGGAGCTTGGGGAGCAGGTAGACAAGACGATTGCCCAAAAGATTTTTGATGATCTTGTTAAAGAACAGAGCTGGGATGTCTTTTCGCTTTCGAAGTTTACTTCTAAAAAACTCGAGAATGGTGATCGTGAATTTACCTTTACAGTCGATTTAAAGCCAACGTTTGAGCTCATCGACTACAAGAACATTGAAATCGAAAACCCAAACGTCGAGGTTACCGACAAAGAAGTCGACAAGGCTGTTGAAGAGATTCGCAATCATCACGCGGAGTACAATATCGTCAAACGCCCGGCAAAGAAAGGAGATTTCGTGCGCTTACAATACCGGGGAACTTTTGAGGACGGGACACCGATTGCCGAAAAGGTAAAAGTTGCGCCGATTTGGGCTGCCCAAGATAACACCTGGGAAGAAGCTGGTAACACTGAATCGCCTGGTGTAAAAGCGATTATTGAAGGCATTATCGGGATGAGCATCGATGAAGAAAAGGACGTCGACATGACCTATCCAGAAGATTTTGAAGTTGAAGACCTTCGCGGAAAGAAAGCGCTCTATCACGTCAAAGTCTTTGAAGTTCGCGAAAAAATCCTCCCCGAATTAAGTGACGAGTTTTTCAAGAAAATCCACGAAGAGGATCTCAAAGCATTCCGGCAACATGTTAAAGAAAATCTCAAGCAACGAAAAATCCAAACGCAGCGTTTTGAGCAGCGAGAGACCGTCGTCCGGGCATTGATCGATCAGATGAATTTTGAGGTTCCTGAGAGTTCTGCGAGTTATGAACAGGTCCACATCGTCCGCGGTTTTATTGAGCGCCAGATCAATGAAGGCGTCTCCATCGACGAGATCAACGCCAACAAGGACCAATTGTTTGAGGATACCAAGGAGCTTTCGCATGATCGCGCGAAAATTAACTTTATCCTCGAAAAGATCGCCGAACTTGAAAAGATTACACTAACGAATCAGGAGCTAATGCAAATGGTCACTCAAGAGGCTGCGATGTTACGGCTTTCTCCGGATCGATTTTTGAACGAAATTCGGAATGACCGCGAACGCATCCATGATCTCCAACGCCGTGCTTTATTTGGAAAAACGCTCGACTTCATTTTGGTTGAAAATCTAAAACGATTCCCGAATTTTACAGATCCCGACGCACCAAAAACCGAGGAAGTGACCAAGTTTGAAGAGGGGTCTAAAGAAAAAACAGAGGCGAAGCCCAAAAAGGAAAAATCAGAAACGAAGAGCAAAAAAGCAAAAACTTCCGAAGATAAGGAAGAGAGCAAGACCGCTAAAGCTCCGCGTAAATCCTCCAAACGCTCTTCCGTAACCGAAGAAACGAAATAG
- a CDS encoding APC family permease, with amino-acid sequence MKSTAPKKFLGVFALAMINCAAIVSLRNLPAMAEYGFSMVFFYLAAVFLFLIPEALVAAELATGFPGEGGIFYWVSQALGRKTGFFVVWLQFLGNAVACPACLAYLAPLLAYAFGHPEWMAVSDTGLNIANFYTFGVIFVVTWAETFIGLHGMRLASLVTSIGSICGTLIPGALIIALGLGWIITGHKLCTPVGWAELIPPFEGAEQCVLFLGVLLGFSGLEMSAAHANNVENPQKNYPRAILISTLLILGVSILGSLAIAVSVPKATLTLEAGVIQAIEVLLEHFNLSNWTRPIAGLMALGAVAWFMAWITGPSRSLLAAAKTGELPTSLQKINAAGMPSTIMLWQAVVITFFAGLFLLIPSVKACFWILSAVTTQSILIIYTFMFLSGIILRFKFPKTPRAYKVPGGNIGMILLCTIAIVSCLFCYGIGFIPPEEIHFENKTLYFIIMLLGNAIEMLPPFLLKYYLGDKKFL; translated from the coding sequence ATGAAAAGTACTGCGCCCAAGAAGTTTTTAGGCGTTTTCGCGCTCGCGATGATCAATTGTGCGGCCATTGTCAGCCTCCGCAATCTCCCGGCGATGGCGGAATACGGCTTTTCGATGGTCTTTTTCTATCTCGCAGCCGTCTTTTTATTTTTAATTCCCGAAGCACTGGTTGCCGCCGAACTGGCGACCGGTTTCCCGGGTGAAGGTGGGATCTTTTATTGGGTCAGCCAAGCGCTCGGGCGTAAAACGGGATTTTTCGTCGTCTGGCTTCAATTTTTAGGGAATGCCGTTGCTTGTCCGGCGTGTCTTGCTTATCTAGCTCCCCTTCTCGCCTATGCCTTTGGACACCCGGAATGGATGGCGGTCAGCGATACCGGTCTCAATATTGCGAATTTCTACACCTTTGGCGTGATCTTCGTCGTTACCTGGGCTGAAACCTTTATTGGCCTACACGGAATGCGCCTGGCAAGTCTCGTTACGAGTATTGGTTCAATTTGTGGAACCCTGATTCCCGGAGCGCTGATTATTGCTCTCGGTCTCGGATGGATCATTACTGGGCACAAACTTTGTACACCTGTTGGATGGGCCGAATTAATTCCCCCTTTTGAAGGCGCAGAACAGTGTGTTTTGTTTCTTGGAGTTTTGTTGGGCTTTAGCGGATTAGAGATGTCCGCAGCACATGCTAATAATGTCGAAAATCCACAAAAAAATTACCCCCGAGCGATTCTCATTTCGACACTACTTATTTTAGGGGTTTCCATTTTAGGTTCACTGGCGATTGCGGTTTCAGTTCCCAAAGCAACGCTGACGCTCGAAGCCGGTGTCATCCAAGCGATTGAAGTACTATTAGAACACTTCAACCTCTCCAACTGGACGCGTCCGATTGCCGGTTTAATGGCCCTTGGCGCTGTTGCCTGGTTTATGGCCTGGATTACCGGACCTTCCCGGAGTTTACTCGCCGCTGCGAAAACTGGCGAACTCCCCACTTCGCTCCAAAAGATCAACGCTGCGGGTATGCCTTCGACCATTATGCTTTGGCAAGCGGTCGTCATTACCTTTTTCGCGGGACTTTTTTTACTCATCCCCTCCGTGAAAGCTTGTTTCTGGATCCTATCTGCCGTCACAACACAATCGATCCTTATTATTTATACCTTCATGTTTCTTTCGGGAATCATTTTGCGTTTCAAATTCCCGAAAACACCGCGTGCCTATAAAGTCCCTGGAGGTAATATTGGCATGATTCTTCTTTGTACTATCGCTATTGTTTCATGTCTTTTCTGTTATGGCATCGGGTTTATTCCGCCGGAAGAAATTCACTTCGAAAATAAGACACTTTATTTTATAATCATGTTGCTTGGGAATGCGATTGAAATGCTACCCCCATTTCTCTTGAAATATTATCTTGGTGATAAAAAATTTTTATAA
- a CDS encoding HAD-IIIA family hydrolase, translated as MAVCFSKNPQKSIAKAIFLDRDGTLNVDYGYVYQPEKIHLLPGVLEALDLFIQKKFLLFLFTNQPGIERGMYTRQNVEACHQRLQTLLGPTRCFQEICIAAEAEVAPNHYRKPSPRFILEMLKKYHLDPQQSYMVGDKETDAFAGLSGDIHSILLDSDYPRSERCKTLIAEGRIRCLPTLLDFAQTLA; from the coding sequence ATGGCCGTCTGTTTTTCGAAAAACCCACAAAAGTCGATCGCAAAAGCGATTTTTCTCGACCGTGACGGAACCCTCAATGTCGACTACGGCTATGTCTATCAACCCGAAAAAATCCATCTTTTACCCGGCGTACTGGAAGCGTTAGATCTTTTTATACAAAAAAAATTTTTACTATTTCTCTTCACCAATCAACCGGGCATTGAGCGCGGTATGTATACTCGCCAGAACGTCGAAGCCTGTCATCAACGACTACAAACACTGCTCGGTCCTACCCGTTGTTTTCAAGAAATCTGTATTGCTGCGGAAGCCGAAGTCGCTCCGAACCACTACCGCAAGCCCTCTCCTCGGTTTATTTTGGAGATGCTTAAAAAATACCATCTCGATCCCCAACAATCCTACATGGTCGGCGATAAGGAGACCGATGCTTTTGCAGGACTTTCCGGAGATATCCATAGCATTCTTCTCGATTCGGATTATCCCCGTTCGGAACGCTGTAAGACATTGATTGCGGAAGGCCGTATTCGCTGTCTGCCGACATTATTGGATTTTGCACAGACGCTGGCGTAA
- the ftsY gene encoding signal recognition particle-docking protein FtsY yields the protein MFGLFSKVRTGLASTKNKLVQRIQHLFRDKNLDTTALEAALYAADLGVETVEKILSSVPHRDQDLRAVVEPILLQTMAGSEGDPQTLLTTSEPMVIALIGSNGSGKTTTAAKLAYYFAQQGKSVIVGACDTFRAAANEQLKRWAEQLQFDLVESHKGADPSSVAFDTCQAALSRHKDIVILDTAGRLHNKANLMAELQKLKRAIGKVHNSFPQHIWSVIDASLGSNAIVSTEKFHEAIGLTGTVITKLDGSSRGGTLVGIYQKLGIPVYFIGLGERCEDLEPFRVNDYVTALLA from the coding sequence ATGTTTGGCCTCTTTTCAAAAGTCCGTACGGGCCTGGCGTCAACGAAAAATAAACTCGTCCAGCGGATTCAACACCTTTTTCGAGATAAAAACCTCGATACAACCGCCCTCGAAGCAGCGCTTTATGCAGCAGATCTAGGGGTTGAGACCGTTGAAAAGATTCTATCGTCGGTTCCTCACCGAGATCAAGATTTACGCGCCGTTGTTGAACCGATTCTCCTCCAAACGATGGCCGGTTCAGAAGGTGATCCGCAAACGTTGTTGACTACATCTGAGCCCATGGTGATTGCGCTGATTGGTTCTAACGGCTCTGGAAAGACAACAACCGCGGCAAAGCTTGCGTATTATTTCGCTCAACAGGGGAAGTCAGTCATTGTTGGTGCGTGCGATACCTTTCGGGCAGCGGCGAATGAACAGCTCAAACGTTGGGCCGAACAACTCCAATTTGATCTCGTTGAAAGCCATAAGGGAGCCGATCCGTCATCGGTCGCATTCGATACCTGTCAGGCGGCTTTGAGTCGTCATAAAGATATTGTAATTCTCGATACGGCCGGGCGTCTCCACAATAAAGCCAACCTCATGGCAGAGCTTCAAAAGCTCAAGCGTGCGATTGGGAAAGTCCATAATAGTTTTCCACAACATATCTGGAGCGTTATCGATGCGAGCCTCGGGAGTAATGCAATTGTTTCGACGGAAAAATTCCACGAGGCGATTGGATTAACCGGAACCGTCATTACAAAACTTGATGGTAGTAGCCGGGGCGGTACACTGGTAGGGATTTATCAAAAACTTGGCATACCGGTTTACTTTATCGGGCTTGGTGAGCGCTGTGAAGATCTAGAACCTTTCCGCGTAAATGATTATGTTACTGCACTCTTAGCGTAG
- a CDS encoding ABC transporter ATP-binding protein: protein MIEITIRDLVKAFAGNTVLNHIDLQVQAGELFFLLGPSGCGKTTLLRTIAGFYTADRGKIFFGKKDVTRLPAHKRKTGMVFQSYALWPHMTVEQNVAFGLQQKGEKKATIAREVQEALEIVQMSAYASRKPNELSGGQQQRVALARALVVRPKCLLLDEPLSNLDAQLRNEMRVEIRKICKQYELTSIYVTHDQKEALSIADRIAVLEKGNIRQIGTPIELYKRPDSCFVANFIGETNILDGVVIRKGPDEAFVRTKIGNFRGMIDSNNPHIQEGSSVKVSIRPESIKLESFPVEENCVEGMIGHSTYFGEVAHYLFEKNGVHLQISELNPCHLSQVERYGIYAWSLPEDVVILSE, encoded by the coding sequence ATGATAGAGATCACAATACGCGATTTAGTCAAAGCGTTTGCGGGCAATACGGTCTTAAATCATATCGATTTACAGGTTCAAGCGGGGGAGCTGTTTTTTTTACTCGGGCCGAGCGGCTGCGGTAAGACGACGCTTCTCCGGACGATTGCAGGATTTTATACGGCGGATCGTGGTAAGATTTTTTTCGGCAAGAAAGATGTTACTCGCCTTCCGGCCCACAAACGTAAGACAGGGATGGTCTTTCAAAGCTATGCGCTTTGGCCGCATATGACGGTCGAGCAGAATGTAGCGTTTGGGCTTCAGCAGAAAGGTGAGAAAAAAGCGACGATTGCGCGCGAGGTTCAGGAAGCTCTCGAGATTGTCCAGATGTCGGCCTATGCTTCTCGGAAACCCAATGAACTATCCGGAGGGCAGCAACAACGTGTTGCATTAGCCCGTGCGCTTGTGGTTCGACCGAAGTGTCTTTTGTTAGATGAACCGCTTTCAAACCTCGATGCACAACTTCGGAACGAGATGCGGGTTGAGATTCGTAAAATTTGTAAGCAATACGAACTGACATCGATTTACGTTACACACGATCAAAAAGAAGCGCTTTCCATTGCAGATCGAATTGCCGTTTTAGAAAAAGGAAATATCCGACAAATTGGAACACCGATCGAACTCTATAAACGCCCGGATAGCTGTTTTGTTGCGAACTTTATCGGTGAAACGAATATCTTAGACGGTGTCGTTATTCGGAAAGGCCCTGACGAAGCCTTTGTGCGGACGAAAATCGGCAACTTCCGGGGCATGATCGATAGTAATAATCCCCATATCCAAGAGGGGAGTAGTGTTAAAGTTTCGATCCGACCGGAGAGCATCAAATTGGAAAGCTTCCCGGTTGAAGAAAACTGTGTCGAAGGGATGATCGGACATTCCACGTACTTTGGCGAAGTAGCGCATTATCTTTTTGAGAAAAACGGTGTTCATCTCCAAATTTCGGAACTCAATCCCTGTCATCTCTCGCAAGTCGAACGCTACGGGATCTATGCGTGGTCACTGCCGGAAGATGTCGTTATTTTGAGTGAATAG
- a CDS encoding ABC transporter substrate-binding protein, with the protein MFKKLLNLLYLAIVVAIPFIFRRSEVQLVPTNPNEVIVIITAHNETLRSEYGRGFMEWYRQKTGKTVTIDWRHPGGGRDVSRYIDSMFMNNFRFHWEHVLQKPWGQKERAIFAQLENIKKDDPDPIARELKETFLASDIGCGVDLLFGGGVFDHKVQGAKGYTVPSGFIALHPELFNDDAIPEFFAGERLWDADSRWIGGSLSSFGIIYNSDAVHALGTHPPVTWMDLADPRYIGGIAIVDPTKSSSTLKSYEMLIQQQMQIAYARSGDESQAIREGWLAGLQLIQKIVANGRYMTDSSAQTVLDVSEGNCPVGIATDFYGRSEQSNIAARGGKSRFHFVIPQAGCSPSPDPISLYRGAKHRELAMAFLGYVLTLPGQQLLAYKVGVPGGPQHTPLCRAPILKTVYQSEYLENFDNPDVNPYREAANFTYREAWTKPVFRALGLIFKMAFLDPEDLLHKAWSRIQKAYQSGRHEDADRALAVMQDLGLFAYDRVITEVMPETRNKDYLKATQYQTDIANHFREQYRRVAEIAKGH; encoded by the coding sequence ATGTTCAAAAAGCTTTTAAATCTCCTCTATCTCGCCATTGTCGTTGCCATCCCATTTATCTTTCGACGTAGCGAAGTTCAACTCGTACCGACCAACCCCAATGAGGTGATTGTTATTATTACTGCACATAATGAAACCTTACGCAGCGAGTACGGCCGTGGCTTCATGGAGTGGTACCGACAAAAGACGGGGAAAACGGTAACAATTGATTGGCGACATCCGGGCGGTGGACGTGACGTTTCACGCTACATTGACTCGATGTTCATGAATAATTTCCGCTTCCACTGGGAGCATGTACTTCAAAAACCCTGGGGGCAGAAAGAGCGCGCTATTTTCGCTCAGCTTGAGAATATCAAAAAAGACGATCCTGATCCCATTGCCCGAGAACTTAAGGAAACATTTTTAGCATCCGATATTGGTTGTGGCGTAGATCTTCTATTTGGTGGCGGGGTCTTTGATCATAAGGTTCAAGGCGCGAAGGGCTATACCGTGCCCAGCGGATTTATCGCTCTACATCCCGAACTATTTAACGACGATGCGATCCCGGAGTTTTTTGCTGGCGAGCGCTTATGGGATGCCGATAGTCGATGGATCGGGGGAAGTCTTTCCAGCTTTGGGATTATTTATAATAGCGATGCGGTACATGCACTCGGAACACATCCACCCGTGACGTGGATGGATTTAGCCGATCCGCGCTATATTGGCGGTATTGCAATTGTCGATCCCACAAAGAGCAGCTCGACGCTGAAGTCTTATGAAATGCTCATTCAGCAACAAATGCAGATTGCATATGCACGCTCTGGAGATGAATCGCAGGCTATCCGTGAAGGTTGGTTGGCAGGATTGCAACTCATCCAAAAGATCGTTGCTAACGGGCGATATATGACGGACTCATCAGCCCAGACCGTTCTCGATGTATCGGAGGGAAATTGTCCTGTTGGGATTGCGACGGATTTTTACGGTCGTTCGGAACAGAGTAATATTGCCGCACGTGGAGGAAAGTCCCGTTTCCATTTTGTGATTCCTCAAGCTGGATGTTCTCCTTCACCAGATCCTATCTCACTCTATCGGGGAGCGAAACATCGTGAATTGGCGATGGCGTTCTTAGGATATGTCTTAACGCTTCCAGGACAGCAACTTTTAGCGTATAAGGTAGGTGTTCCGGGGGGACCGCAGCATACACCGCTGTGTCGTGCACCGATCCTTAAGACTGTTTATCAATCGGAGTATTTGGAGAACTTTGATAACCCGGATGTGAACCCCTATCGCGAGGCAGCGAATTTTACGTACCGTGAGGCTTGGACGAAGCCGGTCTTTCGAGCATTGGGATTAATTTTTAAGATGGCATTTTTGGATCCCGAGGATTTGTTACATAAAGCGTGGTCGCGGATCCAGAAGGCTTATCAATCGGGACGTCACGAAGATGCCGATCGGGCGCTAGCGGTGATGCAAGACCTGGGATTGTTTGCCTATGACCGGGTGATCACCGAGGTGATGCCGGAGACCCGGAATAAAGATTACTTGAAGGCGACCCAGTATCAGACAGATATTGCGAACCATTTCCGAGAACAATACCGTCGGGTGGCCGAGATCGCGAAGGGCCATTGA
- the ruvA gene encoding Holliday junction branch migration protein RuvA, with translation MIVSIEGRLEQRTALSCVVVTGGIGYEIAVPLTIQLPSLGENVRLSIYAVYREDSQALYGFNTPAERDFFKLIVEKVSGIGPKIALAMLSKFRLESLMGIIANRESGMLAKIPGIGEKTAKKILFELADRLPSFGHHTPIGNEQNDAILGLIALGYKRAEAEKMVSTVAEQCPEASAEVLIKQAIRVK, from the coding sequence GTGATTGTATCGATTGAGGGGCGTTTGGAGCAGCGGACGGCATTGAGTTGTGTCGTTGTGACGGGCGGTATTGGCTACGAAATCGCGGTACCGCTGACGATCCAATTGCCATCGTTGGGGGAAAATGTCCGGCTTTCGATCTATGCGGTTTATCGGGAGGATAGCCAGGCGCTCTATGGGTTCAATACGCCTGCGGAACGGGATTTTTTCAAGTTGATTGTCGAAAAGGTGTCAGGGATTGGTCCGAAAATCGCGCTCGCGATGTTGAGTAAGTTCCGGTTAGAATCGCTGATGGGCATTATCGCGAACCGAGAATCGGGTATGTTAGCGAAAATTCCTGGTATTGGGGAGAAAACAGCTAAGAAAATTCTCTTTGAGCTCGCGGATCGCTTACCGTCTTTCGGTCATCATACGCCTATCGGAAATGAACAGAACGACGCCATTCTGGGCCTTATTGCTTTGGGTTATAAGCGTGCCGAAGCGGAAAAGATGGTTTCAACGGTCGCCGAACAATGTCCAGAAGCCTCGGCCGAGGTGCTTATTAAACAGGCGATCCGCGTTAAATGA
- the ruvX gene encoding Holliday junction resolvase RuvX, translating into MNFLGIDFGNKRIGLSLGDDECYLAVPLGCLQVHSWIQVFQELEEIVQMRHIHQMVVGYPYNMDDSVGPKAQEVDRFIAELQKKIPLPIERVDERLTSESVGDLYHRSGKNRQKLRRKGMIDAAAAVIILQEFLDITFS; encoded by the coding sequence ATGAATTTCTTGGGAATCGATTTTGGAAATAAGCGTATCGGACTCAGTCTGGGGGATGATGAATGTTATTTAGCTGTTCCTTTGGGGTGTCTACAAGTTCATTCTTGGATACAGGTTTTTCAAGAGCTAGAAGAAATTGTCCAAATGCGTCACATCCACCAGATGGTGGTGGGGTATCCCTATAATATGGATGATAGCGTAGGGCCCAAAGCGCAAGAAGTTGACCGGTTTATTGCGGAATTACAAAAAAAAATACCTCTTCCTATTGAGCGAGTTGATGAGCGTTTAACGAGTGAGAGCGTCGGTGATCTCTATCACCGTTCTGGGAAAAATCGTCAAAAATTACGCCGAAAAGGAATGATCGATGCCGCTGCCGCTGTCATTATTCTCCAGGAATTTCTCGATATTACATTTTCTTAA
- the nusA gene encoding transcription termination factor NusA, with amino-acid sequence MKTGSEILAVLEYMEKEKGIPRSTMIETVTEAIRSSALKSINAGYDVRVEINPKTGNLQAWSILEVVDSVSDPQAQVHINKARETHPNVNIGDVIEREIDPVTLGRIAAQGARQAIFQGIRNFEREKLYEDFKNSVGDIVSGIVRRQDMGNIYVELGKSEALLPQRERIPGEEYVPGDRIRCLLLAIDQTPHGPEIILSRSHGRFVRRLLEIEVTEIADGTVEIVSMAREPGYRTKIAVRSKDPKVDPVGSCVGARGVRIRSIVKELGGEKIDVIRCSDDPVAFLQEAIHPAVPLNVKLDEVTHQMSFEVREEDLAVAIGKRGLNARLTSRLLGWRLDIKKAESEQEKSLNKKIQKATEGLNNIPGIDDAMAQRLVACGFTDVDVFDDVTEEDLQDAGFSLDESRFILENIGKFKKA; translated from the coding sequence ATGAAGACGGGTAGTGAGATTTTGGCGGTTCTCGAGTATATGGAGAAGGAGAAGGGGATCCCGCGGAGTACGATGATCGAAACGGTCACCGAGGCCATTCGGTCTTCCGCGCTAAAAAGCATTAACGCCGGGTACGACGTCCGTGTCGAAATCAATCCTAAGACCGGCAATCTTCAGGCGTGGTCAATTCTCGAAGTCGTCGATTCCGTCAGTGATCCACAAGCCCAGGTCCATATTAATAAGGCCCGAGAGACTCATCCCAACGTCAATATCGGTGATGTGATTGAACGCGAGATTGATCCTGTAACGCTCGGGCGTATCGCAGCCCAGGGCGCGCGCCAGGCTATCTTCCAGGGGATCCGTAACTTCGAACGCGAGAAACTTTACGAGGACTTTAAAAATTCCGTTGGCGATATCGTCAGTGGTATTGTCCGGCGCCAGGATATGGGAAATATCTACGTCGAGCTCGGTAAGTCCGAGGCCCTACTGCCTCAGCGCGAACGTATTCCAGGGGAAGAGTATGTGCCTGGCGACCGTATTCGTTGTCTATTGCTCGCGATCGATCAAACACCGCATGGCCCCGAGATTATTTTGAGCCGTTCCCATGGGCGTTTTGTTCGCCGCCTTCTGGAAATCGAGGTCACGGAAATCGCTGATGGGACCGTAGAGATCGTCAGCATGGCGCGTGAGCCGGGATATCGGACGAAAATCGCCGTCCGGAGCAAAGATCCCAAGGTCGATCCCGTTGGCTCCTGCGTTGGCGCACGCGGTGTCCGGATTCGCAGTATCGTTAAGGAACTCGGGGGCGAGAAAATCGATGTCATTCGCTGTAGCGATGACCCGGTAGCATTTCTACAAGAAGCCATCCATCCTGCGGTGCCGTTGAACGTCAAGCTCGATGAGGTTACGCACCAGATGAGCTTCGAAGTTCGAGAGGAAGACCTGGCGGTAGCGATCGGGAAGCGGGGACTCAATGCCCGTCTGACCTCCCGATTACTCGGTTGGCGCCTCGATATCAAAAAGGCAGAATCGGAGCAGGAAAAAAGTCTGAATAAAAAAATTCAGAAGGCGACAGAAGGCCTCAATAATATCCCCGGTATCGACGATGCAATGGCTCAACGTCTGGTCGCATGTGGTTTTACGGATGTCGATGTGTTTGATGACGTCACGGAAGAAGATTTGCAGGACGCAGGTTTTTCGCTCGACGAATCGCGGTTCATACTTGAAAATATCGGAAAATTCAAGAAGGCTTAG